In Nocardioides dokdonensis FR1436, the following are encoded in one genomic region:
- a CDS encoding SCO1664 family protein has translation MSGAGVDLVEDELELRGRIMPASNATFLGSVGGVQVVYKPIAGERPLWDFPGAVLAHREVAAYLVSEVFAATDETGVVPRTWLREGPHGPGMVQVWEEPDPVHEAVTLVPAGQAPPGMLHVFDGYDAHDRLVSLVHEDTAALRRMAVLDVLLNNADRKGGHVLAMPDGHRYGVDHGIAFHTDPKLRTVLWGWMGQRLDERERDAVARVRAALSGELGAALALLLDDAEIDHLARRCDRLTGRGTMPAPDSDGPAIPWPPF, from the coding sequence GTGAGCGGGGCGGGGGTCGACCTCGTCGAGGACGAGCTGGAGCTGCGCGGGCGGATCATGCCCGCCTCGAACGCCACGTTCCTCGGTTCTGTCGGCGGCGTCCAGGTGGTCTACAAGCCGATCGCCGGGGAGCGGCCCCTGTGGGACTTCCCCGGCGCGGTCCTGGCGCACCGCGAGGTGGCGGCGTACCTGGTCTCGGAGGTCTTCGCGGCCACCGACGAGACCGGTGTCGTCCCGCGCACCTGGTTGCGCGAGGGGCCGCACGGGCCCGGGATGGTGCAGGTCTGGGAGGAGCCCGACCCCGTCCACGAGGCGGTGACGCTGGTCCCGGCCGGGCAGGCCCCGCCCGGGATGCTGCACGTCTTCGACGGCTACGACGCCCACGACCGGTTGGTCTCACTGGTCCACGAGGACACCGCGGCGCTGCGTCGGATGGCGGTGCTCGACGTGCTGCTCAACAACGCCGACCGCAAGGGCGGGCACGTGCTGGCGATGCCCGATGGGCACCGCTACGGCGTCGACCACGGCATCGCCTTCCACACCGATCCCAAGCTGCGCACGGTGCTGTGGGGCTGGATGGGCCAGCGTCTGGACGAGCGGGAGCGCGATGCGGTGGCCCGGGTGCGCGCCGCCCTGTCCGGCGAGCTGGGAGCGGCCCTGGCGCTGCTGCTCGACGACGCCGAGATCGACCACCTGGCGCGCCGGTGCGACCGGCTCACGGGGCGCGGCACGATGCCGGCGCCCGACAGCGACGGCCCGGCGATCCCGTGGCCGCCCTTCTGA
- a CDS encoding DUF3090 domain-containing protein encodes MPVVHAFDPPERFVTGTVGEPGSRTFFLQARSGSRLISVSLEKQQVAALAERVDELLDEVMESDTSTAVIPAVAPLGLEDAAPLEQPIDEEFRAGTMTLSWDPDAERIVIEVFPYSEAAVVSPEQVDQDFEEPDPEEMLLVRLEAGPARAFVQRTAQVIEAGRPSCPFCGNPIDPEGHLCVRANGFRRREP; translated from the coding sequence ATGCCAGTCGTCCACGCCTTCGACCCGCCGGAGAGGTTCGTCACCGGCACCGTCGGGGAACCCGGGTCCCGCACCTTCTTCCTCCAGGCCCGCAGCGGCAGCCGGCTGATCAGCGTCTCGTTGGAGAAGCAGCAGGTCGCCGCGCTGGCCGAACGGGTCGACGAGCTGCTCGACGAGGTGATGGAGAGCGACACCTCGACCGCCGTGATCCCCGCGGTCGCCCCGCTGGGGCTCGAGGACGCCGCCCCGCTGGAGCAGCCCATCGACGAGGAGTTCCGGGCCGGCACCATGACGTTGTCCTGGGACCCCGACGCCGAACGCATCGTCATCGAGGTCTTCCCCTACTCCGAGGCCGCGGTGGTCTCGCCCGAGCAGGTCGACCAGGACTTCGAGGAGCCCGACCCCGAGGAGATGCTCCTGGTGCGGCTCGAGGCCGGCCCGGCACGGGCCTTCGTGCAGCGCACCGCCCAGGTCATCGAGGCCGGGCGGCCCAGCTGCCCCTTCTGCGGCAACCCCATCGACCCCGAGGGCCACCTGTGCGTGCGCGCCAACGGCTTCCGCAGGCGCGAGCCCTGA
- a CDS encoding histidine phosphatase family protein has protein sequence MATMVLVRHGRTTANATGVLAGRTPGVELDETGRDQAQRAGQRLAGVPLAAVVSSPMLRCQQTAEAVLAHQAPGTRSLTEDDVTECDYGAWQGSSLKDLAAEPLWRTVQTQPSAATFPEGESMARMQARAVAAVRRIDAAIEAEHGPGAVWAVVSHGDIIKSVLADALGMHLDLFQRIGVDPASLSIVRYTETRPYVLASNTHAGDLSWLVPAPDATGEPGADAAVGGGAGPREDTVAPGTAAASHHRVDPALPGRP, from the coding sequence ATGGCCACGATGGTGCTCGTCCGGCACGGACGCACGACCGCGAACGCCACCGGTGTCCTCGCCGGTCGAACCCCCGGCGTCGAGCTCGACGAGACCGGGCGCGACCAGGCGCAGCGCGCCGGGCAACGGTTGGCGGGGGTCCCGCTGGCCGCGGTCGTCTCCAGCCCGATGCTGCGCTGCCAGCAGACCGCGGAGGCGGTGCTGGCCCACCAGGCACCCGGGACCCGGTCCCTGACCGAGGACGACGTGACCGAGTGCGACTACGGGGCCTGGCAGGGCAGCAGCCTCAAGGACCTGGCCGCGGAGCCGTTGTGGCGCACCGTCCAGACCCAGCCGTCCGCGGCGACGTTCCCCGAGGGGGAGTCGATGGCGCGGATGCAGGCGCGGGCGGTGGCCGCCGTACGCCGCATCGACGCCGCGATCGAGGCCGAGCACGGCCCGGGCGCGGTGTGGGCGGTGGTCAGCCACGGCGACATCATCAAGTCGGTGCTCGCCGACGCCCTCGGGATGCACCTGGACCTCTTCCAGCGCATCGGCGTCGACCCGGCGTCGCTGTCGATCGTGCGCTACACCGAGACCCGGCCCTACGTGCTGGCCAGCAACACCCACGCCGGCGACCTGTCCTGGCTGGTCCCGGCGCCCGACGCGACCGGTGAGCCGGGCGCGGACGCGGCCGTCGGCGGCGGCGCCGGCCCCCGGGAGGACACCGTCGCGCCGGGGACCGCGGCTGCTTCGCACCACCGGGTGGACCCGGCCCTCCCGGGGCGCCCCTAG
- a CDS encoding magnesium and cobalt transport protein CorA translates to MIVDAAVYHDGTRTEVDCADQDYAALRARARECGGFVWVGLHEPAPEELTAVAEAFDLHPLAVEDAVKAHQRPKLERYEHGLFLVLKTLWYVDAEDAVETGEVSLFIGPDFVVTVRHGHGLDLGPARSFLESSEQVLTHGPSSVVYAVCDRVVDGYVSVVGELQVDVDEVEESVLSPARTNDSVRIYTLKREIAEVRRAVQPLREPLHRFSEGAVSGIDAEAGPFFRDVLDHLSRTADLVDNLDGLLSTAFDVHVARIQLQQNDDMRKISAGAALVVVPTLIAGVYGMNFEHMPELGWALGYPFALLVMAAASGGLWWLFRRSGWW, encoded by the coding sequence GTGATCGTCGATGCCGCCGTCTACCACGACGGGACCCGTACCGAGGTGGACTGCGCCGACCAGGACTACGCCGCCCTGCGCGCCCGGGCCCGCGAGTGCGGCGGGTTCGTCTGGGTGGGGCTCCACGAGCCGGCGCCCGAGGAGCTGACCGCGGTCGCGGAGGCCTTCGACCTGCACCCCCTGGCGGTCGAGGACGCCGTCAAGGCGCACCAGCGCCCCAAGCTGGAGCGCTACGAGCACGGGTTGTTCCTGGTGCTCAAGACGCTCTGGTACGTCGATGCCGAGGACGCGGTCGAGACCGGCGAGGTGAGCCTGTTCATCGGCCCCGACTTCGTGGTGACCGTGCGCCACGGGCACGGGCTCGACCTGGGTCCGGCCCGCTCCTTCCTGGAGTCCAGCGAGCAGGTGCTCACCCACGGCCCTTCGTCGGTGGTCTACGCGGTGTGCGACCGGGTCGTCGACGGCTACGTCTCGGTGGTCGGTGAGCTGCAGGTCGACGTCGACGAGGTGGAGGAGTCGGTCCTCTCCCCCGCCCGTACCAACGACTCGGTGCGCATCTACACCCTCAAGCGCGAGATCGCCGAGGTGCGCCGCGCCGTCCAGCCGCTGCGGGAACCGCTGCACCGCTTCAGCGAGGGCGCGGTGAGCGGCATCGACGCCGAGGCGGGGCCGTTCTTCCGCGACGTGCTGGACCACCTCAGCCGCACCGCGGACCTGGTCGACAACCTCGACGGTCTGCTCTCGACCGCCTTCGACGTCCACGTCGCCCGGATCCAGCTGCAGCAGAACGACGACATGCGCAAGATCTCTGCCGGCGCCGCGCTGGTGGTCGTGCCCACCCTGATCGCCGGGGTCTACGGCATGAACTTCGAGCACATGCCGGAGCTGGGCTGGGCGCTGGGCTACCCCTTCGCGCTGCTCGTGATGGCCGCCGCCTCCGGTGGCCTGTGGTGGCTCTTCCGCCGTTCCGGTTGGTGGTGA
- a CDS encoding DUF5703 family protein: MSRIPLRPSRAGVEWEFDQVSFPSELSRNVVTRLLVDRAEHGGWELDCVRISTDGTRRVVLRRKIIRAVRTA; this comes from the coding sequence ATGAGCCGCATCCCCCTTCGGCCGAGCCGGGCGGGCGTGGAGTGGGAGTTCGACCAGGTGTCGTTCCCCAGCGAGCTGAGCCGCAACGTCGTGACCCGGCTCCTCGTCGACCGCGCCGAGCACGGCGGCTGGGAGCTGGACTGCGTGCGGATCTCCACCGACGGGACCCGGCGTGTGGTGCTGCGCCGCAAGATCATCCGCGCGGTCAGAACCGCCTGA
- a CDS encoding aldo/keto reductase — translation MQQRSLGATGLRVSRLGLGTMTWGRDTDEHEARDQLTSFVEAGGTLVDTAAAYADGQSESLLGSLIGDVVARDDIVLATKAGMGLSKGRLRVDTSRGRLLSTLDASLRRLGVDHVDLWQVHTWHDGVPIEETLSALDLAVSSGRASYVGISNYSGWQTAQAATWQRAVPGRVALASTQVEYSLLNRGIEHEVLPAAAATGLGALTWSPLGRGVLTGKYRTGTPANSRAATSQFSSFMSVYMDERSASIVEAVVRAAEGLDLTASQVALAWVRDRPGVTAPILGARTAAQLKEALSVEDVVLPPEITEALDDVSAD, via the coding sequence ATGCAGCAACGCTCACTGGGGGCGACCGGGCTCCGCGTCTCCCGTCTCGGTCTCGGCACGATGACCTGGGGACGCGACACCGACGAGCACGAGGCCCGTGACCAGCTCACCTCCTTCGTGGAGGCGGGCGGCACCCTCGTCGACACCGCCGCGGCGTACGCCGACGGCCAGTCCGAGTCGCTCCTCGGTTCGCTCATCGGCGACGTGGTGGCCCGCGACGACATCGTGCTGGCCACCAAGGCCGGCATGGGCCTGAGCAAGGGCCGGTTGCGGGTCGACACCTCCCGCGGCCGGCTCCTCAGCACCCTCGACGCCTCACTGCGTCGGCTCGGGGTCGATCACGTCGACCTGTGGCAGGTCCACACCTGGCACGACGGAGTACCGATCGAGGAGACCCTCTCGGCGCTCGACCTGGCGGTGTCCTCGGGCCGCGCGTCGTACGTCGGCATCTCCAACTACTCCGGCTGGCAGACCGCCCAGGCCGCGACCTGGCAGCGCGCCGTCCCGGGGCGGGTGGCCCTGGCCTCCACCCAGGTGGAGTACTCGCTGCTCAACCGGGGGATCGAGCACGAGGTGCTGCCCGCGGCCGCCGCGACGGGTCTGGGTGCGCTGACCTGGTCGCCGCTGGGCCGGGGCGTGCTGACGGGCAAGTACCGGACCGGGACGCCCGCGAACTCGCGCGCCGCGACCTCGCAGTTCTCCTCCTTCATGAGCGTCTACATGGACGAGCGCTCGGCCAGCATCGTCGAGGCCGTGGTGCGTGCCGCGGAGGGGCTCGACCTGACTGCGTCGCAGGTGGCCCTGGCCTGGGTGCGCGACCGCCCCGGTGTCACCGCACCGATCCTGGGCGCCCGCACGGCCGCCCAGCTCAAGGAAGCACTGAGCGTCGAGGACGTCGTGCTGCCCCCCGAGATCACCGAGGCCCTCGACGACGTCTCGGCCGACTGA
- a CDS encoding undecaprenyl-diphosphate phosphatase, producing MLDLLKAVVLGLLQGLTEFLPISSSAHLRIFPELFGWGDPGAAFTAVVQIGTELAVLIYFRHDIWRIASTWLRSLVRPEWRGHVDARMGWYIIIGSLPIVVLGIALKDIIEQDFRSLWIIGTTLIVLGVVLGIADRFGRNERAIKKMRLRDALLMGLAQAAALVPGVSRSGATISMGRFLGFEREAATRFAFLLAIPAVLGAGFFQLAEIPNGDNAYGWGPTIVGTVVSFIVGYATIAWLLRYVSTRSYTPFVIYRVVLGAAVLVLLSAGVLTA from the coding sequence GTGCTGGATCTCCTCAAGGCCGTCGTCCTGGGCCTCCTGCAAGGCCTGACCGAGTTCCTCCCGATCTCCAGCAGCGCGCACCTGCGGATCTTCCCCGAGCTCTTCGGCTGGGGCGACCCGGGCGCCGCCTTCACCGCCGTGGTCCAGATCGGCACCGAGCTGGCGGTCCTCATCTACTTCCGCCACGACATCTGGCGCATCGCCTCGACCTGGCTGCGCTCGCTGGTGCGGCCCGAGTGGCGCGGCCACGTCGATGCCCGGATGGGCTGGTACATCATCATCGGCTCGCTGCCGATCGTGGTGCTGGGCATCGCCCTCAAGGACATCATCGAGCAGGACTTCCGCAGCCTGTGGATCATCGGCACGACGCTGATCGTGCTCGGTGTGGTGCTCGGGATCGCCGACCGGTTCGGGCGCAACGAGCGCGCGATCAAGAAGATGCGGCTGCGCGACGCGCTGCTGATGGGGCTGGCCCAGGCCGCCGCGCTGGTCCCGGGCGTCTCACGCTCCGGGGCGACGATCTCGATGGGACGCTTCCTCGGCTTCGAGCGCGAGGCGGCGACGCGCTTCGCGTTCCTGCTCGCGATCCCCGCTGTGCTCGGCGCCGGGTTCTTCCAGCTCGCCGAGATCCCCAACGGGGACAACGCCTACGGCTGGGGCCCGACCATCGTGGGGACCGTCGTGTCGTTCATCGTCGGCTACGCCACCATCGCGTGGCTGCTGCGCTACGTGAGCACCCGCTCCTACACGCCGTTCGTGATCTACCGGGTCGTGCTGGGCGCGGCGGTCCTGGTCCTGCTCAGCGCCGGCGTGCTGACGGCCTGA
- a CDS encoding M20/M25/M40 family metallo-hydrolase, whose protein sequence is MSTPAEDHRPETDEPRGYDPAAEVVEICRDLIRIDTSNYGDADGPGERKAAEHVAALLEEVGITARLYESEPGRTSVVARWGGTEGDALLLHGHLDVVPAAAEDWAVHPFSGEIQDGYVWGRGAVDMKDFDAMLLSVVRARQRAGRIPTRPIVLCFTADEEAGGHKGAEVLVRDHPEEFEGVTEAVGEVGGFSVTVRGRRVYLIEAAEKGMAWMRLTARGRAGHGSMLNTDNAVTRLSGAVARIGAYDWPVRLTPTMEVLLATVGDLAGVEATPANAPALIEEFGGAARMLGAVISNTTNPTMLQAGYKVNVIPTEATAHVDGRFLPGFEDEFFATFAELVGEGVEIEHLSHQQPWETPYDGDLVRAMNRSILSEDPDGIVAPYLMSGGTDAKHFRKLGMRSYGFAPLRLPADLDFTALFHGVDERVPVDALEFGARVFDTFLDDV, encoded by the coding sequence ATGTCGACCCCCGCCGAGGACCATCGCCCGGAGACCGACGAGCCGCGCGGCTACGACCCCGCGGCCGAGGTCGTGGAGATCTGTCGGGACCTGATCCGCATCGACACCTCCAACTACGGCGACGCGGACGGCCCGGGGGAGCGCAAGGCGGCCGAGCACGTCGCGGCGCTGCTCGAGGAGGTCGGGATCACCGCGCGCCTCTACGAGTCCGAGCCGGGGCGCACCAGCGTCGTGGCGCGCTGGGGCGGCACCGAGGGCGACGCGCTGCTGCTGCACGGACACCTCGACGTCGTACCGGCCGCGGCCGAGGACTGGGCGGTGCACCCGTTCTCCGGCGAGATCCAGGACGGCTACGTGTGGGGTCGCGGCGCGGTCGACATGAAGGACTTCGACGCGATGCTGCTCAGCGTGGTGCGCGCGCGCCAGCGTGCCGGGCGGATCCCGACCCGGCCGATCGTGCTGTGCTTCACCGCCGACGAGGAGGCGGGCGGCCACAAGGGCGCCGAGGTGCTGGTCCGCGACCACCCCGAGGAGTTCGAGGGCGTCACCGAGGCGGTCGGCGAGGTGGGCGGCTTCTCGGTGACCGTGCGCGGGCGCCGGGTCTACCTGATCGAGGCCGCCGAGAAGGGGATGGCCTGGATGCGCCTGACGGCGCGGGGCCGGGCCGGGCACGGCTCCATGCTCAACACCGACAACGCGGTCACGCGGCTGTCGGGCGCCGTCGCGCGCATCGGCGCCTACGACTGGCCGGTGCGCCTGACCCCGACCATGGAGGTCCTCCTGGCCACCGTCGGCGACCTCGCCGGCGTCGAGGCCACCCCCGCCAACGCGCCGGCCCTGATCGAGGAGTTCGGTGGCGCGGCCCGGATGCTCGGTGCCGTCATCAGCAACACCACCAACCCCACCATGCTGCAGGCCGGCTACAAGGTGAACGTGATCCCCACCGAGGCCACCGCCCACGTCGACGGCCGTTTCCTGCCCGGCTTCGAGGACGAGTTCTTCGCCACTTTCGCCGAGCTCGTCGGTGAGGGCGTCGAGATCGAGCACCTCTCCCACCAGCAGCCCTGGGAGACGCCGTACGACGGCGACCTGGTGCGCGCCATGAACCGCTCCATCCTCAGCGAGGACCCCGACGGCATCGTCGCGCCATACCTGATGAGCGGCGGCACCGACGCCAAGCACTTCCGCAAGCTCGGGATGCGCTCCTACGGCTTCGCGCCGCTGCGCCTGCCCGCCGACCTCGACTTCACCGCACTGTTCCACGGTGTCGACGAGCGGGTCCCGGTCGACGCCCTCGAGTTCGGGGCGCGGGTCTTCGACACGTTCCTCGACGACGTCTGA
- a CDS encoding sterol desaturase family protein: MLETLSGLWDALPEALRDPVALAAPFFVLMIGLEALAALLLEDDEQPAGERRTSDGRAAPRRGGYERRDALTSLTLGVVSAATMAAWKGLGLLGYAVLFAYVAPWQLPADAWWTWALAILGVDFLFYWAHRIAHRVRLVWATHQAHHSSEYFNFSTALRQKWNNSHELVLWAPLPLLGVPPALVFLGFSVSLVYQFFVHTERVGRLWRPVELVLNTPSHHRVHHGSDPEYLDRNYGGILIVWDRLFGSFQPELHRPTYGLTVPVGTYHLLRLQTHEYAAIGRDVRRAGTWRDKVGYVLGPPGWRPAADRVDA; the protein is encoded by the coding sequence GTGCTGGAGACCCTGAGCGGGTTGTGGGACGCCCTGCCGGAGGCGTTGCGGGACCCCGTCGCCCTCGCGGCACCGTTCTTCGTGTTGATGATCGGCCTCGAGGCCCTGGCCGCGCTGCTCCTCGAGGACGACGAGCAACCGGCGGGGGAGCGGCGTACGAGCGACGGGCGGGCAGCCCCGCGCCGCGGTGGCTACGAGCGCAGGGACGCGCTGACCAGCCTCACCCTCGGCGTGGTGTCGGCCGCCACGATGGCGGCGTGGAAGGGGCTGGGACTGCTGGGCTACGCGGTCCTGTTCGCCTACGTCGCGCCCTGGCAGCTGCCGGCGGACGCCTGGTGGACCTGGGCGCTGGCGATCCTGGGGGTCGACTTCCTCTTCTACTGGGCGCACCGCATCGCGCACCGGGTGCGACTGGTCTGGGCGACCCACCAGGCCCACCACTCCAGCGAGTACTTCAACTTCTCGACCGCCCTGCGCCAGAAGTGGAACAACTCCCACGAGCTCGTGCTCTGGGCCCCGCTACCGCTGCTGGGCGTGCCGCCGGCACTGGTGTTCCTCGGGTTCTCGGTGAGCCTGGTCTACCAGTTCTTCGTGCACACCGAGCGGGTCGGCCGGTTGTGGCGCCCTGTCGAGCTGGTCCTGAACACGCCCTCGCACCACCGGGTGCACCACGGCAGCGACCCGGAGTACCTGGACCGCAACTACGGCGGGATCCTCATCGTCTGGGACCGGCTGTTCGGTTCCTTCCAGCCCGAGCTGCACCGACCCACGTACGGGCTGACGGTGCCGGTGGGCACCTACCACCTGCTGCGGCTGCAGACCCACGAGTACGCCGCCATCGGCCGCGACGTGCGTCGGGCCGGGACGTGGCGCGACAAGGTCGGCTACGTGCTCGGTCCGCCAGGCTGGCGACCGGCTGCGGATCGCGTCGACGCCTAG
- a CDS encoding alpha/beta hydrolase — translation MPLNRPRTLLALMAGTGLLLVGTGPSLARTSEPEPGSPAYVQRDTQNIADAYGRIHGEGGQLRNPAYLPALVAQGTATSVAQLLTQVAEPTRPALTAGNSVPGWDVGNPLRASWAGTRGRARRVAFTNQHGALLRGTVWAPAPGARDPYSGRRLRGPFPGVVITPGSVQGSEGMYEWLAQDLAERGYVVLTYDVQGQGASETFPHPDGQVFPFCDPTAEPLPGEMSGCPGVPFQQQANFEVGTRDALSFLHATPARPYANPGSEGARVDAANPFHRLLDRSRDHSPFTPGRRQRTAIIGHSLGAAAVSRVQAVDERVATVVALDKLGSPLSSGPQFRPVVPALGIQSEYGFSVSPWFLSGGSSISPQPSPGGPDPQREKATGWDAWDAAGIDSMMLVPRASTHLEYTDIPLVLPASRWGQAVTSVTVQRWLDRYLKHRGGPRALLRERMRYLEPTGGGTWSEVRLRRDPLLSSYYCSAYRLDAARRTLRDADLTGVGC, via the coding sequence GTGCCCCTGAACCGTCCCCGCACCCTGCTCGCACTGATGGCCGGGACCGGTCTGCTGCTCGTCGGCACCGGCCCGTCTCTCGCGCGCACGAGCGAGCCCGAGCCCGGCTCACCGGCGTACGTGCAGCGCGACACCCAGAACATCGCCGACGCCTACGGGCGCATCCACGGTGAGGGTGGCCAGCTGCGCAACCCCGCCTACCTGCCGGCCCTGGTCGCGCAGGGCACCGCCACCAGCGTGGCCCAGCTGCTCACCCAGGTCGCCGAGCCGACCCGCCCGGCGCTCACCGCCGGCAACAGCGTGCCCGGCTGGGACGTCGGCAACCCGCTGCGCGCCTCCTGGGCCGGCACCCGGGGTCGGGCGCGACGCGTGGCCTTCACCAACCAGCACGGCGCGCTGCTGCGCGGCACCGTGTGGGCACCCGCGCCCGGAGCCCGTGACCCCTACTCCGGTCGCCGGTTGCGCGGCCCGTTCCCCGGCGTGGTCATCACCCCGGGTTCGGTGCAGGGCTCGGAGGGCATGTACGAGTGGCTGGCGCAGGACCTCGCCGAACGCGGCTACGTGGTGCTGACCTACGACGTCCAGGGCCAGGGCGCGAGCGAGACGTTCCCCCACCCCGACGGCCAGGTGTTCCCGTTCTGCGACCCGACCGCGGAGCCCCTGCCCGGCGAGATGAGCGGCTGCCCGGGCGTGCCGTTCCAGCAGCAGGCCAACTTCGAGGTCGGCACCCGCGACGCGCTGTCCTTCCTGCACGCCACCCCGGCGCGGCCCTACGCCAACCCGGGTTCCGAGGGCGCCCGCGTCGACGCCGCCAACCCCTTCCACCGCCTCCTCGACCGCTCGCGCGACCACTCGCCCTTCACCCCCGGTCGGCGGCAACGGACCGCGATCATCGGGCACTCGCTCGGTGCCGCCGCCGTCTCGCGGGTGCAGGCGGTCGACGAGCGGGTGGCCACGGTCGTGGCCCTCGACAAGCTCGGCTCCCCGCTCTCCTCGGGCCCGCAGTTCCGTCCGGTGGTGCCTGCGCTCGGCATCCAGTCGGAGTACGGCTTCAGCGTCAGCCCGTGGTTCCTGTCGGGCGGGAGCTCCATCTCGCCGCAGCCCAGCCCCGGGGGGCCCGACCCGCAACGCGAGAAGGCCACCGGCTGGGACGCGTGGGACGCCGCCGGGATCGACTCGATGATGCTGGTCCCGCGCGCCTCGACGCACCTGGAGTACACCGACATCCCGCTGGTGCTGCCCGCGAGCCGCTGGGGCCAGGCCGTCACCAGCGTCACCGTGCAGCGCTGGCTGGACCGCTACCTCAAGCACCGGGGCGGGCCGCGAGCGCTGCTACGCGAGCGGATGCGCTACCTCGAGCCCACCGGCGGCGGCACCTGGTCAGAGGTGCGCCTGCGTCGCGACCCGCTGCTGAGCTCCTACTACTGCTCGGCCTACCGCCTCGACGCCGCGCGCCGCACCCTGCGCGACGCCGACCTCACCGGCGTCGGCTGCTGA
- a CDS encoding DUF1579 family protein, whose translation MSRPSTDPEPHRRLSVFLGDWHAVGTSYGGQEQSLDDPRAGATPWSSIHSARWHSGQYFVVQDERASGPFDTLTMMGWDVESERYFARSIENHGFARDYTMTVEGRTWTLSGEAERATCTFSEDGRTQEISWEWKPAHQWLPLCDRTARRIG comes from the coding sequence GTGAGCAGGCCGAGCACTGATCCCGAGCCCCACCGACGCTTGTCAGTCTTCCTGGGTGACTGGCACGCCGTCGGGACCTCCTACGGCGGGCAGGAGCAGTCGCTGGACGATCCGCGCGCGGGCGCGACGCCGTGGAGCAGCATCCACTCCGCACGCTGGCACTCCGGGCAGTACTTCGTGGTGCAGGACGAACGCGCGAGTGGTCCCTTCGACACCCTCACCATGATGGGCTGGGACGTGGAGTCGGAGCGCTACTTCGCTCGGAGCATCGAGAACCACGGTTTCGCACGGGACTACACGATGACCGTCGAGGGCCGCACCTGGACGTTGTCCGGCGAGGCCGAGCGCGCCACCTGCACCTTCAGCGAGGACGGCCGGACCCAGGAGATCTCCTGGGAGTGGAAGCCGGCACACCAGTGGCTGCCCCTGTGCGATCGGACCGCACGCCGGATCGGTTAG
- a CDS encoding glycosyltransferase — protein MSPVDRVVVVVPAHDEEDVLGRCLEDIADAAAQARVLRVRVDVVVVLDDCTDGSLAVASEHDVQVVETDARCVGAARALGVGVATGHPDRLAAVGPDDERRTWVATTDADSRVPGSWLLDHLAAAHHGHDLLVGPVLPDADELDPAVLAAWHDRHRTGRLHVHGANLGVRLSAYRAVGGFADLATGEDVALVQALLALDVPTVRQGRPVVTSARERGRAPDGFAGYLRALRLAVAEGEPA, from the coding sequence GTGAGCCCGGTGGACCGGGTCGTCGTGGTGGTCCCCGCTCACGACGAGGAGGACGTGCTGGGTCGTTGCCTCGAGGACATCGCGGACGCCGCCGCACAGGCGCGGGTCCTGCGCGTGCGCGTCGACGTCGTCGTGGTCCTCGACGACTGCACCGACGGCAGCCTGGCGGTCGCCTCCGAGCACGACGTGCAGGTCGTGGAGACCGACGCCCGCTGCGTCGGAGCGGCCCGGGCCCTGGGGGTGGGCGTGGCCACCGGGCACCCCGACCGCCTCGCCGCGGTGGGGCCCGACGACGAGCGGCGCACCTGGGTGGCCACCACCGACGCCGACAGCCGGGTGCCGGGATCCTGGCTCCTGGACCACCTCGCGGCCGCCCACCACGGGCACGATCTGCTCGTGGGGCCGGTGCTGCCGGACGCCGACGAGCTCGACCCCGCCGTGCTGGCCGCGTGGCACGACCGGCACCGCACCGGGCGCCTGCACGTGCACGGCGCCAACCTCGGGGTGCGGCTCTCGGCGTACCGGGCGGTGGGTGGGTTCGCCGACCTGGCCACCGGCGAGGACGTCGCGCTGGTGCAGGCGCTCCTGGCCCTCGACGTGCCGACGGTGCGCCAGGGCCGCCCGGTGGTGACCTCGGCCCGCGAGCGCGGCCGGGCGCCCGACGGGTTCGCCGGCTACCTGCGGGCCCTGCGCCTGGCCGTGGCCGAGGGCGAGCCCGCCTGA